The genomic stretch CCTCAGGTATTAATATTTGCATTCTGGAAAGTAATACTCTTAATTGACTTGAGCtggttttaagaaaaattcttaatgttaACTTTCTCTGCAATCAAAAAAGGGCCTTCTGTTTTTCCGTTATGATTCCATCCAAGTCACCTTAAGCGTTAAAAATTTGGTATGGtgcactctttttaaaaaatgattatttttgagagtgtgagcaggggaggggcagagagaggggtggggatcTAGGGTCCccagtgggctctgcattgacaacagCACGTCAGatgctggggctcaaactcatgaactgtgagatcatggcctgggccaaagtcaggatgctcaacctgctgagccacccaggtgcccctggtgcactcttttaataatgtttattttcccatAATCTGTTTGATCCTGACAGCGAACATAGGCAGCAAAGTTAATAGTATGGGAAACTGGCCAATTTCCATCATCATTGGTTGATTTATGGCATTCAAATCTTTACTTGAATGGGGTATTAATCATATTGTATGAAttttgaattctgattttttttgttgttgtttatgtgCATATACCCATGTGTTACCCTATGTAACCTATGGTTTACCCTTTGTGTTAAATTGTGGAGTACTCAGTTTACTTAATAACCACGTTTATACGCTTGGTTCTTGTGCTTCTCAAAATAATTGTTAAGTAaacaagttactttttttttttttgtatttcagataatctttttaaagatatttgagTTTGGGGGAGTCTAGCAGACCTTCAAGAACAAAAATTActcttcaggaaaataaaaacgtGTCCACAATGTCCCTTATACAGTCAGAAATTGATAGACTTGcaaggaagcaggaaaatatcACTCATAGGGAAAGAATTCAGTTGATAGAAACTGACCAGGAAATGGCTCAGGTGTtagatttaaaatgcaaagacaTGTCAGCAGTTGTGCTGATGAAGTTTAAAGGCTTGATGGAAAATCTGGATTTAATGGTTGAAGAGATAAGGGACTCTCTTAAAAATGACCTAAAGGAAATTTTAGGAGTAGAAAGTAAAATACCTGAAGTGAAAAATCCAAAGAACTCCAGTACCAAAAAGGAGTGCCAACAAATAAAAGGTttagccacacacaaaaaaggattGGTAGAAAACATAGAAGGAGCAAACTCTAAAATAGTTGAGGATATtgaaaatttgacttttaaaagaaaagaaataaatgagccaAGTAGCAGATTAGACAAAGCTGAAGAGTACAGTACTAACCAAGGTAAGGAATTGTCCTATGATGAGTCACAAAATTACAAAGTCATGGAAAGTATGGAAGAAGCCATAAGCAATATAGATAACGCTTGGGGAGATAGTAGGATCCATATGGAAGTAACAGGAGAGAACATCAAGATTGGAGAGGGTGGAGTGGTCAAagcaaaaagagaggaaaaaattcCTCAgaatttaaacaataataaagtgAAGATTCTAAAAACCTCCAGAGAAGATGAAGGAGCAGTACTTAGGTTGGCAGCAGACTTTTCATCGGCAACACTGGACATCAGTAAGCAATGGAGTAATGTCTTCAACATTCTGAGGGAAAATGATTTTGAACCTCAAGTTCTATGTCAAGTTAAATTAGCATTTAAGTGTGATGGTGAAGTAAGGACCTTTTCAGATATTCAAAGCCTCAGCAATTTTACTAGCCAAAAACCGTTTATGAAAGAATTACTGAAGGATATACTCccacaaagtgaaaaaataaagaaaggaggaagaagatacGGGATTCGAGAAAAAGTGGTAAGTATATATAGATCTTTGGAGTTTATGTATGAAGTATAATAGTTGGTAAAGTTATTCTGAAGTTTAAaccaatttttaagaaatattttcttaaaggggcgcctgggtggctcggtcggttaagcgtccgacttcagctcaggttattatttcacggttggtgagttccagccctgtgttgggctctgagctgacagcttggggcctggagtctgctttggattctgtgtttccctcttttctctgccccttcccagatcacactctgtctttctcataaatacttaaaaagaaagaattccttaaaaaaaatccttaaaagtaAAAGCATGACATTAAAAGTAATGACTTAaaggctctttttcttttaatgggtGGCATTGAAAGCTTGGAATAGGTTAAAAAGATTTGAGTTGCTCTGAGAAGAGattgtacatatttattatagacgttgaaagaaaatgaatttatatatatgttatgtatttaaGGATAAACACTAGAATAGTGGCTTTTAAAACAGTAGGaggaagaatagaaataaataagttCAATTAAAAGCCCTCAAGCAATAGGATTATGAAAAAAAGTATCAGGTATTGAAATTTCAACGTATAAAGTAGTCCTctaagtcctctttttttttttttttttaacgtttatttatttttgagacagagagagacagagcatgaacaggggaggggcagagagagagggagacacagaatcagaaacaggctccaggctctgagctgtcagcacagagcccgacacggggctcgaactcacggaccgtgagatcatgacctgagccgaagtcagaagcttaaccgaccgagccacccaggcgcccctaagtccTCTTTATTAACattcagtgaaatgcaaatctaTTTTACTAAAGCCTATCAGAGtgttcattaatattaatatttagcaATTATCCATTTCATGTataaaggtttttgtttcttacattgtATTAGAGTATATTCCCATGTTTATTGGTTTCATTGAAAACActgttattttctgaatatttttcataatccCAATCTTGAAAGGTAATGCCTGTAGTATACtgtagagattctctctctctctctctctctctctttcatcttggatgtgtatttcttatttttgtgtatggtataacaTAGtaatctagtttcattcttttgcatgtgactctCCATTTTTCCTggcaccacttattgaagagattatcctcATTGCATGTTCTTGGGTCATTTGTCcataaattagttgaccatatatgtgtgagtttatttctaggctctctgttTACATtgatctatgagtctgtttttatgacaataccatataccatactgttttgattactatagctttgtaatatagtttgaaaccagggcgtgatgcctcctgctttgtttctttttaagattgctttgggtattgggtcctttgtggttccatactagttttagaattgttctatgaaaaatgccactggaattttgatagagatcacATTGAATCTGCtaattgccttgggtagtataaacatttaacaataccaattctcccaatccatgagcacagaatatctttctatttatttgtatcttcagaTGTCTGTAGCTTAAGCCAGTATTTTTGCTGGGTTCTCAAAAGAGTACCTAATTTCCCTGCCCTCTTAACATTTTCTGGTATAACATCTTTGCAAAATGACAGTCTAGAATTAGGAAATACACTTGGATCAACAAATTCTTTATTTGAGAATCAGCATTTAATCCTAGAAATTATTCCCTGGAGATTTGCACAGATGAGGCAACTAACCTGTTCTAAACAGTCTGGGAAGGTTGAAGGACAAATATCTATCAACCAACCCCAAATAGGGAAGAAGAGCCTTTTGTAACAAAGAGCATTAAACAGAATATTCAGAGGCAAGTACAGGGTTTCAAGAAATGTTAAGAGTTAACTTTTATATTGGAGACATTGTCTTAAGTTGAGTACCTAGGCTGTCTTATTTAACCCTCCACAATAATCTGAAGTAGTGCGTTACATTAGATGCTGTTCTAGAGGGCAAGTTGAGGCACCAGTAGCAAATGTGACAGCTGGATTTAGGAGCTTGTGCTCTTAACCAAAGCATGCTTTCCTTTTGAACAATGTGGCTGGAACTTGAAAGTGGgatctttaagaaatattaaatttacttttgtttcctttgggagAAAAGTAAATGTGAGTGGGGGGTGCGGGTGGATAATATTCCTGAAATTAGATCGCAGAGTCTCATTACCATACTGTCCTGCATATACTCAGACATTCAAAAATACAAGTTGTTCTTGAGAGTCAGTCAGGCACAAAACACTTAAGTGTTGGGAATATAGAAGGAACATAGTAAACATGACCTGATGGAAATTTGTTGCAAGTGCTACACAGATTGCAGGTGTGATGGGATAATCATAGAGTAAACTTGACTTGTTTGGGGACTTatgcattcaagaaaaagtatTACCTAAATAATTTTCCAGCTATTTATTTGATAATTGTGAAAATGGCagtcaaaattaaatttagaCAGTGAAAGCATTAATTCCATTAAAAGGCACATGAtactacttatttattcaattttttttctttcagggaaaAATGCTACTAGATTCAAAGCATGGAGGTGAGGGGGAAGTTGGTGATGGCTTGAGCTTCCTATTTGTTAAAGAGGTTAAGGTTGCTGAGCCACAGGAGGTGAAGAACTTAGAGACCCAGGAGGAAGAATCTtcagagtgggagacagaagaggaggaagaggcctcagagctggaaggagagggaggagggacctCAGAGCTGGATGAGGAAGAGGCTTcagggatggaggaggagggagaagagacctCAGAGCTGGATGAGGAAGAAGAGGCTTCAGGGCtgcaggaggaagaagaagaggaggctTCAGTATTATGTGAGAAACAGGATTCAACCTTTCAGTGTCATTCTTTGGTAAATACAAAATGTGGAGTTGAGGAAAAAACCAGTAATGGCTtggaaattgttttaattaaagagGTAGAAGATTCTgagccagaggaggaagaaggttcAGAGTGGGAAATGGAAGTAGTCCTAtcgtgggaggaaggagaggactCTGAAGTAGAAAATGTAAAGCCTGCCTCCCCAGTTGAGAGAAAAGAGGCCTCATATGGACCTAAAGAAATTGCCTATAATTATTTGGCTCCCAACTTTGAGAAGGAAAAACTAGCGAAACACCGGATGTTacaaaaaacccagaataaagaagaaacagcTACACCTAGAAACCAGGGAGTTGAGACAGTTTGTCCAACTTGGTGTTTTGCCTCTCCCTCAAAATCACTGGAGAGAAGTTCTGATGAGCAGAAAAGGCATTTATGTACAAAATCAAGTACTCCATCAGGAATCTCCAGATTttcaaggaaaacagagaaagagagacagaaaactcTACAAACAGGTGAGCAAACATCTAAAGAAACAGACTTAAtacaagagacagaagaaaacttTAGAAGAAGCATAATTAACAACTTCAGAGAGATCCAGGAGGAGGTTGCAAATATTAAAAGTTACCTTCCAGAAGTCTTGGAAATAAAAAACTCAATAGATGTTCTCAATAGCAGAATAGACATACTTGAAGAGAGAATGGACAATCTAGAAGATCATATTGAAGAATTCTCTAAGGATACAATGCAAATGGCCAAACAGATAATAAATAGAGAAAGGTCAAGAGACATAGAAGATAGATCCAGAAGCTCCAATATCCGCTTgataggaattccagaaaaagataataaagaaaatggagcAGAGGAAATAATGAAGGAACTCATTGAAGAAAACTTTCCTGAGCTAAAGGATTCAAGTCTTGAGATTGTTAGTGCTTACCGAATACCTAGTAAGATTGATGAGAAGAGACTCACTCCTAGACACATCTTGGTGAAATTTGGGAATTCCAATGATAAAGAAAAGATCATAAAggcttccagaaagagaagagagataacCTATAGAGGAACAAGAATCAGATTGACAGCAGACTTATCATTGGATACTCTAGATGCTAGAAGTAAATGGAGCAATATCATAAAAGTTCTGCAAGCAAAAGGCTTTACACCTAAAATCCTATACCCGGCCAAATTGGCATTCAGTTTTGAAggtaaaacaaagacattttttgaTACTGAAGAATTcacaaagtttatttcttgcataCCCTCGTTGCAAGAATTACTGGAGGATCTACTTTAGCATTCTAGGATGACTATAAATACATGTACACAATATATATTACCTTCCTCCCACagcaaaaatcaataaggaaaggttgaaaataaaatgccACATTTCTACCCAGGAGGATGGACCTCAAACAGTGTATTTGGggagtaggggaagggaaggttaCTTTGTTGGCATAGTTAAAGGGTGTTTTAAAATGGTGTTAATCATTGTAGCTTGCATAGGAATAGACTTTTCTAAACTACCGGGGAGAGGGATGGAATCTGTTTGTAACCAGATAGGAAGAGGTGGGGTAAAAGTAATAGAAAAGCACTGGAAAAAAGATGACAGaagttaaatagaaaaaagatggaaaagttgAACTTTTATCTTGAGAAGGATATTCAATTTTAATGTCATGATGTCAATCTTGAAtctttatattaaatgtttttcctttgatTATGCCTCATTtacttatgttttctattttacactttctaatctattttgtcattaatatagttaaattttacattttattacataaaCCCATCCAAGGGAGAGGTCAAATGTATTGTCAATTGTTagtctagaataaaaaaaatgatttgtaatgTATTGATAACTGAAGAAATTAAGAGAATGATGTAATCATTTTATGGCTTTTGTGTCAAGGGCTTATTTAGTATAttcagtttacaaaaaaaaaaaaaaaagtccagcttTTGAAATACACTTCTTTTCTCAGTTCAGTCCTTCTGACTCTGGCCTTCATGGGCCTTTCTGCAAACTGATTGCTATTTCAAATGCCCTGGCCTCAGTACACCTGGCTTGGAGTTCTAATTTTactgtgtgaccccaggcaagttACTAATGCTTCTTGAGTTCAGTTCTTTCATCTGTACCTGGGTTCATTCTTTCCTCGTGGGTGTCTTGTAAGATTCTGCAAGGTGATATTTGTGCCCAACATGATACACCTCAGTAGATGGGAAATCCTTCTTTGTGGCCAATAGATCTAAAGTAAGGCTGGTTGccctccattttttatttttatttatttaagattttattttaagtaatctctacactcagtgtggggctcgaagttACAACCCCAAGaccaggagtcacatgctccaccgactgagccagccaaggcaCTCGCCCCACCCCAG from Panthera leo isolate Ple1 chromosome C1, P.leo_Ple1_pat1.1, whole genome shotgun sequence encodes the following:
- the L1TD1 gene encoding LINE-1 type transposase domain-containing protein 1 codes for the protein MKTGHVLQQQVDSLPSGEARNENPSHLAKLAPFGLHRQRQPASSQMAARGRTRDVKPDGEVRDGRGVRAAAKACVTSKAGKGSECWCSHQARLLTVQEGELSTYLPSVEARRQLCGRPSPVVQRTCFQVNGLHWILDILKFYPPWVQNPYSGWKSGSANTEAGADLPGFGYLSLGESSRPSRTKITLQENKNVSTMSLIQSEIDRLARKQENITHRERIQLIETDQEMAQVLDLKCKDMSAVVLMKFKGLMENLDLMVEEIRDSLKNDLKEILGVESKIPEVKNPKNSSTKKECQQIKGLATHKKGLVENIEGANSKIVEDIENLTFKRKEINEPSSRLDKAEEYSTNQGKELSYDESQNYKVMESMEEAISNIDNAWGDSRIHMEVTGENIKIGEGGVVKAKREEKIPQNLNNNKVKILKTSREDEGAVLRLAADFSSATLDISKQWSNVFNILRENDFEPQVLCQVKLAFKCDGEVRTFSDIQSLSNFTSQKPFMKELLKDILPQSEKIKKGGRRYGIREKVGKMLLDSKHGGEGEVGDGLSFLFVKEVKVAEPQEVKNLETQEEESSEWETEEEEEASELEGEGGGTSELDEEEASGMEEEGEETSELDEEEEASGLQEEEEEEASVLCEKQDSTFQCHSLVNTKCGVEEKTSNGLEIVLIKEVEDSEPEEEEGSEWEMEVVLSWEEGEDSEVENVKPASPVERKEASYGPKEIAYNYLAPNFEKEKLAKHRMLQKTQNKEETATPRNQGVETVCPTWCFASPSKSLERSSDEQKRHLCTKSSTPSGISRFSRKTEKERQKTLQTGEQTSKETDLIQETEENFRRSIINNFREIQEEVANIKSYLPEVLEIKNSIDVLNSRIDILEERMDNLEDHIEEFSKDTMQMAKQIINRERSRDIEDRSRSSNIRLIGIPEKDNKENGAEEIMKELIEENFPELKDSSLEIVSAYRIPSKIDEKRLTPRHILVKFGNSNDKEKIIKASRKRREITYRGTRIRLTADLSLDTLDARSKWSNIIKVLQAKGFTPKILYPAKLAFSFEGKTKTFFDTEEFTKFISCIPSLQELLEDLL